A region from the Longimicrobiaceae bacterium genome encodes:
- the recA gene encoding recombinase RecA: MAAATELSSDNKAKALTSAISQIEKAYGKGSIMRMGINAPVVKVQVIPTGAINLDAAIGIGGIPRGRITEIYGPESSGKTTLCLHVIANAQKSGGVAAFIDAEHALDIGYAKKLGVDVDNLLVSQPDTGEQGLEIAEVLVRSAAVDVVVIDSVAALVPRAEIEGEMGDSHVGLQARLMSQALRKLTGAINRSNTTVIFTNQIREKIGVMFGSPETTTGGRALKFYASLRIDIRRIGSIKDKEVLVGNKTRAKIVKNKVAPPFKQAEFDIMFNVGIDHYGIVVDLGVETEVIQKSGAWFSYGDVRLGQGRENVKAFLQDNPDLAAEIETKVKDTLGMNGIAATDDGATD, translated from the coding sequence ATGGCCGCAGCAACCGAGCTGAGCAGCGACAACAAGGCGAAGGCCCTCACCAGCGCCATCAGCCAGATCGAGAAGGCGTACGGCAAGGGCTCCATCATGCGCATGGGGATCAACGCCCCCGTGGTGAAGGTGCAGGTGATCCCCACCGGCGCCATCAACCTCGACGCCGCCATCGGCATCGGCGGCATCCCACGCGGGCGAATCACCGAGATCTACGGGCCCGAGTCGTCGGGCAAGACCACGCTCTGCCTCCACGTGATCGCCAACGCCCAGAAGTCCGGCGGCGTGGCGGCCTTCATCGACGCCGAGCACGCGCTGGACATCGGCTACGCCAAGAAGCTGGGCGTGGACGTGGACAACCTGCTCGTGTCGCAGCCCGACACCGGCGAGCAGGGCCTGGAGATCGCCGAGGTGCTCGTGCGCTCCGCCGCAGTGGACGTGGTCGTGATCGACTCCGTCGCCGCGCTGGTGCCCCGCGCCGAGATCGAGGGCGAGATGGGCGACAGCCACGTGGGCCTCCAGGCGCGGCTCATGAGCCAGGCGCTGCGCAAGCTCACGGGCGCCATCAACCGCTCCAACACCACGGTGATCTTCACCAACCAGATCCGCGAGAAGATCGGCGTGATGTTCGGCAGCCCGGAGACGACCACCGGCGGGCGGGCGCTCAAGTTCTATGCGAGCCTCCGCATCGACATCCGCCGCATCGGGTCGATCAAGGACAAGGAAGTGCTGGTGGGCAACAAAACCCGCGCGAAGATCGTGAAGAATAAGGTCGCGCCGCCCTTCAAGCAGGCGGAGTTCGACATCATGTTCAACGTGGGCATCGACCACTACGGCATCGTGGTGGACCTGGGCGTGGAGACCGAGGTGATCCAGAAGTCCGGCGCCTGGTTCAGCTACGGCGACGTGCGGCTGGGCCAGGGGCGCGAGAACGTCAAGGCGTTCCTCCAGGACAACCCCGACCTCGCGGCCGAGATCGAGACCAAGGTCAAGGACACGCTGGGGATGAACGGCATCGCGGCCACCGACGACGGCGCGACCGACTGA
- a CDS encoding GntG family PLP-dependent aldolase produces the protein MPHDQAAAVDLRSDTVTRPSPQMRRAIAEAEVGDAVLGDDPTAAELERYAAELLGKERALFFPSGIMANQTAMLVLGQPGTEAVIDSGGHILNYEEAAAAAWGGISLRAVFTADGLLTPELAAEAIRPKSPYVTQTSMLCLENTHNSAGGRVLPLAQMRAVADVARERGIRVHLDGARLPNASVATGHSLADLAAPAATVMVALSKGLGAPMGSVLAGDAETMERAWRVRRRLGGGIRQAGMMAAGALYALRNNFPLLAADHQRAKQLAEAVAALPGVSAPVPETNIVMVDLNDARLAPADVLGALERRGTRMTQFGPRRLRAVTHMDVDDAGIARAAAAWAEVVGELTA, from the coding sequence ATGCCGCACGACCAGGCCGCCGCCGTCGACCTCCGCTCCGACACCGTCACCCGCCCGTCTCCGCAGATGCGCCGCGCCATCGCTGAGGCCGAGGTGGGCGACGCGGTGCTCGGCGACGACCCCACCGCCGCGGAGCTGGAGCGGTACGCGGCCGAGCTGCTGGGCAAGGAGCGCGCGCTCTTCTTCCCCAGCGGCATCATGGCGAACCAGACGGCCATGCTCGTCCTGGGGCAGCCCGGCACCGAGGCGGTGATCGACTCCGGCGGGCACATCCTCAACTACGAGGAGGCCGCCGCGGCCGCGTGGGGCGGCATCTCCCTCCGCGCCGTCTTCACGGCGGACGGGCTGCTCACCCCCGAGCTGGCTGCGGAAGCGATCCGGCCGAAGTCACCGTACGTGACGCAGACCTCCATGCTCTGCCTGGAGAACACGCATAACAGCGCCGGCGGCCGCGTGCTGCCCCTCGCGCAGATGCGGGCCGTGGCCGACGTAGCCCGCGAACGCGGAATCCGCGTGCACCTGGACGGCGCGCGCCTGCCCAACGCCTCCGTCGCCACCGGCCACTCGCTCGCCGACCTCGCCGCGCCCGCGGCCACGGTGATGGTGGCGCTCTCCAAGGGCCTCGGCGCGCCCATGGGCTCGGTGCTGGCGGGAGATGCGGAGACGATGGAGCGCGCCTGGCGCGTCCGCCGCCGGCTGGGCGGCGGCATTCGGCAGGCGGGGATGATGGCCGCCGGGGCCCTCTACGCGCTCCGCAACAACTTCCCGCTGCTGGCGGCCGACCACCAGCGCGCGAAGCAGCTGGCCGAAGCCGTCGCCGCGCTGCCCGGCGTCTCCGCTCCCGTGCCGGAGACCAACATCGTCATGGTGGACCTGAACGATGCGCGGCTCGCGCCTGCGGACGTCCTCGGCGCGCTGGAGCGGCGCGGCACGCGCATGACGCAGTTCGGGCCGCGCCGCCTCCGCGCGGTCACACACATGGACGTGGACGATGCGGGGATCGCACGCGCGGCGGCCGCGTGGGCCGAGGTGGTGGGTGAGCTAACGGCTTGA
- a CDS encoding SDR family NAD(P)-dependent oxidoreductase codes for MSEIDNKAGRPFAVVTGASSGIGLELAKVFAGNGYDLLVTSAGEGLEPAAAQVRALGATVDTVRADLATHDGVHTLVGAIQAAGQPVDAIAINAGVGVGGPFLETDLDAELNLIALNVTSVVHLTKHVLGDMVARGQGRILITASIAAEMPAPFEAVYGASKAFVLSFAEALRNEVRDSGVTITALQPGPTDTNFFHRAGMDDTKVGAGKKDDPAEVAHQGFDAMMAGKDHVVAGAFKNKVQSTLAQVTPETVKADQHRKLAEPGSADK; via the coding sequence ATGAGCGAGATCGACAACAAGGCGGGCCGTCCCTTCGCCGTCGTCACCGGCGCGTCCAGCGGCATCGGGCTGGAGCTGGCGAAGGTGTTCGCCGGGAACGGCTACGACCTGCTGGTCACCTCCGCGGGGGAGGGGCTGGAACCGGCCGCCGCGCAGGTCCGGGCGCTCGGTGCCACGGTCGACACCGTCCGCGCGGACCTAGCCACTCACGACGGCGTCCACACGCTCGTCGGCGCGATCCAGGCTGCGGGACAGCCGGTAGACGCCATCGCCATCAACGCCGGCGTGGGCGTGGGCGGGCCCTTCCTGGAGACGGACCTGGACGCCGAGCTGAACCTGATCGCCCTCAACGTCACCTCCGTCGTCCATCTTACCAAGCACGTGCTGGGGGATATGGTCGCGCGCGGGCAGGGCCGCATCCTCATCACCGCCTCGATCGCGGCAGAGATGCCGGCGCCGTTCGAGGCGGTGTACGGCGCGTCCAAGGCGTTCGTGCTCAGCTTCGCCGAGGCTCTGCGCAACGAGGTGCGCGACAGCGGCGTCACCATCACGGCGCTCCAGCCCGGGCCCACGGACACGAACTTCTTCCACCGCGCGGGGATGGACGACACCAAGGTCGGCGCGGGGAAGAAGGACGATCCCGCCGAGGTCGCGCATCAGGGCTTCGACGCCATGATGGCGGGCAAGGACCACGTGGTCGCGGGCGCCTTCAAGAACAAGGTGCAGTCCACGCTCGCGCAGGTCACGCCCGAGACGGTGAAGGCAGACCAGCACCGCAAGCTCGCCGAGCCCGGCTCCGCCGACAAGTAA